A genome region from Osmerus mordax isolate fOsmMor3 chromosome 27, fOsmMor3.pri, whole genome shotgun sequence includes the following:
- the lingo3a gene encoding leucine-rich repeat and immunoglobulin-like domain-containing nogo receptor-interacting protein 3a: MVSRRAQHWGLGLGLGFPLPSLLLLLLALNPTQGQGGQGCPQRCECLARIRSVSCQGKRFSTLPEGIPSDTRLLDLSGNRLRWVEHGDLLPYSRLEELDLSNNSISVLEPNAFASLTRLRVLSLRANQLKLVPMGVFSRLGNLTNLDLSGNNMVVLLDYTFQDLRSLKQLEVGDNDLVYISNKAFLGLVGLNELTIERCNLTSISSQSLSYLRGLVTLRLRHLSISGLEEQNFRKLGALKGLEISHWPLLEHISPHSLQGLNLSWLSITHTNITSVPSSALRSLAHLTSLDLSHNPITVLESWALRDLVRLKELHLVGTSLATVQAFAMGGLRQIRLLNVSGNVLVTLEEGAFHSVNTLETLRVDGNPLACDCRLLWILQRRKTLNFDGRSPVCAGPVEVQGHALTSFSDSALFDHFTCQKPRIRNRKLQQVSAREGQVVSFSCHAEGEPAPVIFWISPQRRRITTRSGGRVTVLAEGTLEIRYAQVTDTGTYICIASNAGGNDTYFATLTVSGLPPDAAMLANRTFYTGDLNETNLNDTRVFLKFTLDLKTILISTAMGCIMFLGVVLFCFLLLFVWSRGRGQHKNNFSVEYSFRKVDGPSAGGGQGGARKFNMKMI; this comes from the exons ATGGTGTCCAGGCGTGCCCAGcactggggcctggggctggggctggggtttcccctccccagcctcctcctgctcctcctggctTTAAACCCCACCCAGGGCCAGGGAGGCCAGGGCTGTCCCCAGAGGTGCGAGTGCCTGGCCCGCATCCGCTCCGTGTCCTGCCAGGGGAAGCGCTTCTCCACCCTGCCCGAAGGCATCCCGTCCGACACGCGTCTCCTGGACCTGAGTGGGAACAGGCTGCGCTGGGTGGAGCACGGGGATCTCCTCCCCTACTCCCGCCTGGAGGAACTGGACCTGAGCAACAACAGCATCAGCGTACTGGAGCCCAACGCCTTCGCCAGCCTCACGCGGCTCCGCGTGCTCTCCCTCAGGGCCAACCAGCTCAAGCTGGTGCCCATGGGCGTCTTCTCACGCCTGGGGAACCTCACAAACCTCGACCTCAGCGGAAATAACATGGTGGTGCTTCTGGACTACACCTTCCAGGACCTGCGCAGTCTGAAGCAGCTGGAGGTCGGAGATAATGACCTGGTCTACATCTCCAACAAGGCCTTCCTGGGGCTGGTGGGCCTGAATGAGTTGACCATCGAGAG GTGCAACCTGACCTCCATCTCGTCCCAGTCCTTGTCCTACCTCCGTGGCTTGGTGACCCTGCGCTTGCGGCACCTCAGCATCTCTGGCCTGGAGGAGCAAAACTTCCGGAAGCTGGGCGCCCTGAAGGGTCTGGAGATCTCCCACTGGCCCCTCTTGGAGCACATCTCCCCCCACAGCCTCCAAGGGCTCAACCTGTCCTGGCTCTCCATCACCCACACCAACATCACCAGCGTGCCCAGCAGCGCCCTCCGCAGCCTGGCCCACCTCACCAGCCTCGACCTCTCCCACAACCCCATCACGGTCCTCGAATCCTGGGCGCTGCGCGACCTGGTCCGCCTGAAGGAGCTCCACCTGGTGGGCACCAGCCTGGCGACAGTGCAG GCCTTCGCCATGGGGGGCCTGAGGCAGATCCGGCTGCTCAACGTGTCGGGGAACGTCCTGGTGACTCTGGAGGAGGGCGCCTTCCACTCGGTCAACACCCTGGAAACGCTGCGCGTGGACGGGAACCCGCTGGCCTGCGACTGCCGCCTGCTGTGGATCCTCCAGCGCAGGAAGACGCTGAACTTCGACGGGCGCTCGCCCGTCTGCGCCGGCCCCGTCGAGGTGCAGGGACACgccctcacctccttctccgACTCCGCCCTCttcgaccacttcacctgccaGAAGCCCAGGATCAGGAACAGGAAACTGCAACAG GTGTCGGCGCGGGAGGGTCAGGTGGTCTCCTTCTCGTGCCACGCCGAGGGAGAGCCCGCCCCCGTCATCTTCTGGATCTCTCCGCAGCGGCGCCGCATCACGACCCGCAGCGGTGGGCGCGTCACCGTGCTCGCCGAGGGCACGCTGGAGATCCGCTACGCCCAGGTGACGGACACCGGCACGTACATCTGCATCGCCAGTAATGCCGGCGGCAACGACACCTACTTCGCCACGCTGACGGTGAGCGGGCTCCCGCCGGACGCCGCCATGCTGGCCAACCGCACGTTCTACACGGGCGACCTCAACGAGACCAACCTCAACGACACGCGGGTCTTCCTCAAGTTCACCCTCGACCTCAAGACCATCCTGATCTCCACGGCGATGGGATGCATCATGTTTCTGGGCGTGGTCCTCTTCTGCttcctgttgttgtttgtgtggagcagggggcggggccagcacAAAAACAACTTTTCGGTGGAGTATTCCTTCCGGAAGGTGGACGGGCCGTCggcgggaggagggcaggggggggcacgCAAGTTCAACATGAAGATGATCTAg